A single Pseudomonas brassicacearum DNA region contains:
- a CDS encoding CS1 type fimbrial major subunit: MSKTLLSPLALTALMLPWSPAWGAVERETFELYVTIPTLDFYVLPLDPQLVQREQRLPFSSFTNDLRPLRATYEVKNSNGAIGARLAEEAYLSNGRDRIDLRVRFNNVELTLDSNHVVSAIEARPGRQVPLEIAAIKPAGDYKPGDYYGTVHMVFDAIAP, encoded by the coding sequence ATGTCCAAGACACTGCTAAGCCCCCTCGCATTGACCGCTCTGATGTTGCCCTGGAGCCCGGCCTGGGGCGCGGTTGAACGGGAAACCTTCGAACTCTACGTGACTATCCCCACGCTCGATTTCTATGTGCTGCCCCTTGACCCGCAGTTGGTGCAGCGTGAACAACGCTTGCCCTTCAGCAGCTTCACCAACGACCTGCGCCCGTTGCGGGCGACCTACGAGGTGAAGAACAGCAATGGTGCCATCGGCGCGCGCCTGGCTGAAGAGGCGTACTTGTCCAACGGTCGTGATCGTATCGACTTGCGGGTGAGGTTCAACAACGTCGAGTTGACCCTCGATTCGAACCACGTGGTGTCAGCCATCGAGGCCCGGCCCGGACGCCAGGTGCCGCTGGAAATCGCCGCGATCAAGCCCGCTGGCGACTACAAGCCCGGCGATTACTACGGCACGGTGCACATGGTGTTCGATGCCATTGCGCCGTGA